One segment of bacterium DNA contains the following:
- a CDS encoding 4Fe-4S binding protein — protein sequence MAYVITDECTACGSCVDECPVEAISEGDIYVIDAETCTDCGDCAAVCPVECIHPGE from the coding sequence TTGGCTTACGTGATCACTGATGAGTGTACCGCCTGTGGAAGCTGTGTCGATGAGTGCCCCGTTGAGGCTATCAGCGAAGGTGACATCTACGTGATCGATGCCGAGACCTGTACCGACTGCGGCGACTGCGCCGCCGTCTGTCCCGTCGAGTGCATCCATCCTGGAGAGTGA
- a CDS encoding creatininase family protein produces MGEMTEMMWMTMEDIRGMQHTGAPVIVPFGTVEQHGSHLPLSTDTLQAYSIAVRAASSTGALVTPPVHYGQCSSTRNHPGTITISGDTLRFLAADIIRSLAGQGFIHIVLFSGHAGRIHMAALREAAESCIREEPGLRLAVICDLDLVKEVSADLLATPGDGHAGEIETSRMMHLYPDRVREPPPEEYPDFPPGHVVPDPERYWPGGVWGNPRAADGDKGRLIVERSAEALVRIVESLK; encoded by the coding sequence ATGGGCGAGATGACCGAGATGATGTGGATGACCATGGAGGATATTCGCGGGATGCAGCACACGGGGGCTCCGGTCATCGTGCCCTTCGGGACCGTGGAGCAACATGGGTCGCATCTGCCCTTATCCACCGACACGCTGCAGGCTTACAGCATCGCGGTACGGGCCGCTTCATCAACGGGGGCCCTCGTAACTCCCCCGGTCCACTACGGCCAGTGCAGCAGCACCAGGAACCACCCCGGGACCATAACGATCTCGGGAGACACTTTGAGGTTTTTGGCAGCGGATATCATCCGCTCCCTGGCCGGACAAGGTTTTATCCACATCGTTCTTTTCTCCGGTCACGCCGGCCGCATCCACATGGCGGCCCTTCGGGAAGCCGCAGAATCGTGCATCCGGGAAGAGCCCGGGCTCAGACTGGCGGTGATCTGCGACCTGGATCTCGTAAAAGAGGTCTCGGCGGACCTGCTGGCCACCCCGGGGGACGGCCACGCGGGAGAGATCGAGACCTCGAGGATGATGCATCTTTATCCGGACCGGGTAAGGGAGCCTCCTCCCGAAGAGTACCCTGATTTTCCTCCCGGACACGTGGTACCCGATCCGGAGCGTTACTGGCCAGGGGGTGTGTGGGGGAACCCCCGCGCCGCGGATGGAGACAAGGGAAGGCTCATCGTGGAAAGGTCGGCGGAGGCTTTAGTTCGAATCGTGGAATCATTGAAATAG
- a CDS encoding pyrimidine 5'-nucleotidase encodes MNNDTFGRLNRVRGILFDLDNTLYPREKGVFDRINERIDSYVARWTDRPGSEVSSLRREYIDRYGTTLGGLKRHHGVDPGEYMEYVHDVPVEEMLDPDEGLSRFLGAIELPKFIFTNASAAHAARVLAALGVGFHFEGIIDLADTGYLGKPDKQAFASAVGRLGAEPGETLFVDDIPANVQAARQLGILTAHVGEGGNGIGDFSAGKATELGELFAGTSWYRCAGSPQTR; translated from the coding sequence ATGAATAATGACACATTCGGCAGGTTAAACCGGGTGAGAGGAATTCTTTTCGATCTCGACAACACGCTCTATCCGAGAGAAAAAGGGGTTTTCGACCGGATAAACGAGAGAATCGACAGCTACGTCGCCCGATGGACAGACCGTCCCGGGAGCGAGGTGAGTTCCCTGAGGCGGGAGTACATCGACCGTTACGGTACGACCCTGGGCGGGCTCAAGCGGCATCATGGGGTGGACCCGGGTGAATACATGGAGTACGTCCACGATGTGCCCGTTGAGGAGATGCTCGACCCGGACGAAGGGTTGTCCCGATTCCTCGGAGCCATCGAACTTCCAAAATTCATTTTCACCAACGCGTCCGCGGCTCACGCGGCCAGGGTCCTTGCCGCCCTGGGTGTCGGCTTCCACTTCGAGGGCATCATCGACCTGGCGGATACTGGATACCTCGGCAAACCGGACAAACAGGCCTTTGCGTCCGCTGTCGGACGTCTGGGAGCCGAACCCGGTGAAACCCTGTTCGTGGACGATATCCCGGCCAACGTTCAGGCCGCCCGTCAGCTCGGGATCCTGACGGCGCATGTGGGGGAGGGCGGTAACGGGATCGGTGACTTTTCGGCGGGGAAGGCGACAGAACTGGGGGAACTGTTCGCGGGCACATCCTGGTATAGGTGCGCGGGAAGCCCCCAGACACGGTGA
- a CDS encoding RNA methyltransferase, translated as MPLPELSREKLRILRSLTSAKVRKRRGLCLVEGERALTEAFRSNRLKYLVTADKLSGKDRAALAGQHGVMADLPLYVLDGGSFEELSDVRAGTGLLGVAGIPASAGIDDLPGQGKPVNLFFLDAVQEPGNVGTLIRTAWALGLAGVLLGPGTADPFSRKAVRASAGGVFHLPLFEGVSPGDIDSLLARGFSLFFAERGGEDYRKVRYPDRSVLALGNEGAGTSDWVRERGKAVGVPMARGVDSLNVVVAGAILISAMKRESR; from the coding sequence GTGCCGCTGCCTGAACTCAGTCGTGAAAAACTGCGGATTCTCCGTTCCCTTACCTCCGCGAAGGTAAGAAAAAGAAGAGGGCTGTGTCTCGTCGAGGGTGAAAGAGCCCTGACTGAGGCTTTCCGCTCGAACCGGCTCAAGTACCTGGTGACAGCCGATAAATTATCTGGAAAAGATCGCGCGGCTCTGGCCGGGCAGCACGGGGTGATGGCCGATCTGCCCCTTTATGTCCTGGATGGGGGGAGTTTCGAGGAACTGTCCGATGTGCGTGCCGGCACCGGCCTTCTTGGAGTTGCCGGGATCCCCGCTTCGGCCGGGATCGATGACCTGCCCGGACAAGGGAAGCCTGTGAACCTTTTCTTCCTGGACGCGGTTCAGGAACCCGGGAACGTGGGGACCTTGATCCGCACGGCCTGGGCCCTGGGCTTGGCGGGAGTCCTGCTCGGTCCCGGAACGGCTGACCCTTTCAGCCGGAAAGCGGTCAGGGCTTCAGCCGGAGGAGTGTTTCACCTGCCCCTTTTCGAGGGAGTCAGCCCCGGTGATATCGATTCCCTGCTGGCCCGCGGTTTTTCCCTCTTTTTCGCCGAGAGGGGGGGGGAGGATTATCGAAAGGTCCGGTATCCGGACAGATCGGTCCTTGCACTTGGCAACGAGGGAGCCGGGACGTCCGACTGGGTGCGGGAACGGGGCAAAGCCGTCGGGGTTCCGATGGCCCGGGGCGTGGATTCCCTTAACGTGGTGGTGGCGGGGGCTATCTTGATCTCTGCCATGAAGCGAGAGTCAAGGTGA
- the trxA gene encoding thioredoxin, which yields MTDSKNVVELSDANFEEEVLKSDKPVLVDFWAVWCAPCRMIAPVIEEIADTFGSKIKVGKVNVDDNSKTPNQYGIRSIPTVLLFKGGEVVEQVIGANAAEIKKIVEQSI from the coding sequence ATGACCGATAGCAAGAATGTGGTTGAACTCAGTGACGCCAACTTCGAGGAAGAAGTCCTTAAATCAGACAAACCCGTCCTGGTCGATTTCTGGGCCGTTTGGTGCGCTCCGTGCCGCATGATCGCTCCCGTCATCGAGGAGATCGCCGACACCTTTGGCTCAAAAATCAAGGTGGGCAAGGTGAACGTTGACGACAACTCGAAAACCCCTAACCAGTACGGGATCCGCAGCATCCCCACCGTCCTGCTGTTCAAGGGCGGGGAGGTGGTCGAGCAGGTCATCGGAGCCAACGCCGCCGAGATCAAGAAGATCGTCGAGCAGAGCATCTGA